The DNA segment gaagtactACAAGTACTACACGTATGACACGTTACCatcaatgtacctgttactacaggCTCACAGCTCGGATGGAAAAGCAGACAACTTTCCATAGAGGGCTTCACAGGTGGAGTGGATGAATCCCACTACATTGCACTGTTAGCTGCCTCATGCTAGCACTTTTTCAATATTTGGAAAAGTGAAAGCCATGTGTGTCATGTCTCACACAAGGAttgtttacaaatttccccactgagggacgaataaaggcatatcttaatcttaaaatgatgggcaacattccacAAACAAATGCACTTTTGCTTTAAGCACGATGCAGTAGGCcgaaaatccatccatttcctatgctgcttatcctcactagggtggtggggtatgctggagcctaccccagctgtcctgggggggggggtacaccctggactggtggccagcagttggatgttaaaatgtgtattttttaataacataattaagAACACTCGGGTAATGATAAATATAGCATTTAGTTTGTGGCCAATGTCTCCCCTAAATGTAACAAAGTTACATATCCTTCCGCTGTTGATGTACTTCATGTACTCTGACTTTCAGCAGCAGATGCTAACCTTATTTACCAGCAGCAGATGCTAACGTTATTTACCAGCAGCAGCTTGTCTTGAAGGCAGACGCTAACCTTATTTACCAGCAGCAGCTTGTCTTCAGGCAGCAAAGGCAAGCAAGTGCAACCCGTGtaaagaggaggagaaaaaggccttcagtgttgtgtttttgtgtctagTGTTTTTCCtgtcctcccctcccctccccctgtTTTCTCTCTCCCCCTTTGTTTGCCTGATCTCCTCGAGCTGTCTCCTCCCAGCGACAAGGGCGACTCCGCCATTGGCTGATTCTCtggagtgggcggggcttgtGGGCAGCGCCGTTGCCTTTTCGCAGGGACTTTAACGAGTGCGTCAGTTCAGCCACAGCACTGCCAGAGGATCAGGCCACGTCAGGCGGAAACGTATTTAGCAGCCTTTTGTGTCGCATACGTGGCGTTTTATGACACGAAATTCATCGCGGAGATGATCTAGTTGACCAGAGGAGTACTATCCAGCGTCCCAGAGCCGCTGACGCGGAGGCAATAAAGGATTTCCTCGGCTCTGCCCTTCCCGTTCAGCCTTTTGTTTTCCTGTCGCTCGCTCCGGCAGGCGACGGAGCAGCGCCCCCTCCGGCCGTACGGGGAAGAGCTCCAGGATAGGGAGCCAGACGAGCGGCAGAGTCTCTTGCCTCCACGCGCGCGTCGTGGGTCCCCCACGCTCAGCTGTCCGATGCGGAGTGAGGATGAGTCCCGCTCTGGAAGCCCTCATGCAGGCGGACGGGACTCCCTATTCCGGGAAAGGGGTGATGCTTGAACCCTTCGTGCACCAGGTGGGGGGCCACTCCTGCGTGCTGCGGTTCGGCGAGCAGACCATCTGCAAGCCCCTCATTCCCCGGGAGCACCAGTTTTACAAGAGCCTCCCGACAGAAATGAGGAAGTTCACCCCTCAGTATAAAGGTAAGGTTGTCAGTCTGCGGATGTGTGCGCGTCACTGCGGTGGCTAGCATGTGGCTAGCATGTGGCTAGCATGTGGCTAGCATGTGGCTAGCATGTGGCTCATCTCCATGCTAGCATTACGTAACGCTGCGcctgcgcgtgtgtgtgtgatggaggcTTGGGTATTATGCTGTAGGGTTGTTGCAAGGCCCCCAAGGACAGAATGTACACGACATAGCGGTACGCGTGTACTGGACATGTATTTATAGATGGATGGACCCGGAGTCTGTCAAAGGAGGCCTTGAAGACTGTGAAGGCCCCCTATAGGTGCTAGCTACAGGTGCTAGCTACAGGTGCTAGCTACAGCTGCTAGCTACAGGTGCTAGCTACAGGCTCGCCATCTTTCTAGTGGTTTTCAGCACAGGTCCACTAGAAACAGAGGAGCATAGGAACCTGGCACCGGTCTTACTCGCCAAAACCCACAGAGTAGCAGTTTTACCCAAGAGGCCCAGCAGCTTGAtaacaatgaagaaaaacattttcccaagcTAACCGCTGCTACGGTAACAGACGAGCTGTAAGCAGGAAATACTCATGAAGTATATTCTACTGCATGTTGTTCTCTGAGGGGAAGCTCGGCGTGACACGGCCTGGTCGACCCGATGCTTGGCGGCTTGATATGGAAATATGGAGACATGGAGATATGGAGACATGGAGAcatggagatatggagatatggagacATGGAGATATGGATGCTGCCGATACGAGCTCTTCATGCTCTAAAATCAGTTGTCCAGTCAAAGTATCCATACCTCGGTCTTTGGAGTCATGTTGGTCTGAAACGGTTGTATCGGTTGAAACGATGACCGGCGGTCAATGGTCAGAAAGTATCACATGGGTATCACATGGGTATCGCTGATACCCGCCTGAATTTCACTCCGTATGGGATGGGAAAGGAAATGGGTGATATCGTACGTCACTACCAAAGGTTCAGTTCTTTATGTACCATGTAGACGTACATTACATTCCAAGTACCACATAGTACCATGGTACACAGTACCATtattggcctaaatgaagcattttcaagcatataaTGGCTAAGTGAACGACAAACGTTTACATGGGAATGTAGTGTTCCactttggccactaggtgtcacagCGTGAGACAAGCTTGGCAGGTATTGTAGCGgtaaaatcatcatcataaaacacGTACCTGTTGGGGCCATAACCCACGACCAGCTGAAACTGGGAacctctgatgtcacttcctttcttccttaGTTGTATTCATGTCTTAAAAGGCTTGTTCACTCTGATTCTGTCATTCTAAGAAAGATGAAATGGACATATATAATACATGATGAGACAGTAGCCTTTAGCTAGTAGCTCCATGTGGGATGTCCAAAAAACAGCAAGGAGGTGCTAATGTGTGCATCTgtactttgtattgtatttggtcTGATTATGTCCACCACATTGGATAATAgcggtgtaaaggtgactataggggtgttattccatgtctagggggctctaatcatgttaaagtaGGGTTTCTTATGCCTCAACTATGGAAACTATCCTGTGGTTGGTCCAGGTAAATGACTGAATAAATAGGGCAGGTTATGTCAAACTAGAATGGGCGTCCCTTGGGGGGCATCATGGCGGAAAACAACGGCGGGCCACTGACATGCAGAGTAAGAGTTTGTCATGACTCCGATGTGGGTCCGGTCTGCTGACAATGGAGGGCAAACGGTCCAAGCTGGTTTGCGTCTGAGACAGCCATGACATCCTGGACATCTGACTTCTCAGAAATGCAATGTGGGACTAAAAAAAGACCCAGCATGCCGAGTCAGACAACTTTGAGAGTCAAGACTTCTAGGACTGGCagagatccccccccccaccccaccccaagcAACCGCCGCCGTCATGTGAAGGAATTTGGCACAGCAGTAGAAAGGCGTGACTTGGAACTGAGGGCTTTCGTTTAGTTTGAACAAGGACTTCAGGACTTGAGTCACCAGTTCCCAGCCTGGGTGTGATGACGGTGTAGGTTTCCATCAGGCCACACTtggctggtgggggggggggcttcgaGATGCTGACGTCATGCTTAAAGGGCCCCTGTCATGATTCATCAGCTTTGCTAAACCTCTCCTATACATATGTTGGTCCATTCTGGAAAGCCGTCATTGACAAAATGGCGTTTATAGTTCACGGCACGGCCATTCTAGTTCACGGCGCGGCCATTCTAGTTCACGGCGCGGCCATTATAGGTCACGGCGCGGCCATTATAGTTCACGGCGCGGCCATCACCAGCTAGCTCTCCTCACTTATTTCTGGACATGAGGTCACTGGAGGACGATAGCTCAGGCGCACACGGGTGGCGGTGTAGGAGATGTTTTGAACCCGGGGTTCATTCTATtgtcttgttgtttttaataatgatagTTTTCAATATGGAAATTATTTGTGATCATATTTGGTCACTTTACATCCAGGGGGATACGTGGTGGTTGTCTTGAGATGTTGCACGGAATTGTGCGTGTGAAGGATGCTCTGCTTCCTTTTTCCAGGCGTGGTGTCCGTCAGCTTTGAGGAGGACGAAGGCGGGAACCTGTGCCTCGTGGCGTACCCGCTCCACAGCGAATCGGGCGACCTGGAAAACAAGGACCCCTCCTCCGACTGCGAGCCCAAGAGCAAGATGCTGAAGTGGAGCAACAAAAAGCAGTCCCCCCTGCACCTGGAGAACGACAACTACGGGAAAGAGCGAGTGCGACAGAGCCGCAAAGACGACAAGATCATGAGGTaagtccccccccccgggaAAGGCCGCCCACACAAGCGCTGACGTCTTGTCCCACGTCTCTCCTCGGCAGCTATCGGGACGATGTGCAGGCGCAGCAGCAGGCCGAGGTCCTGTACCTGAGCCTGGAGAAAGGCAACATGGTGGCGCAGATCAAACACAACCCCTGGAGCCTCAAGTGTCACCAGCAGCACTTGCAGAGGATGAAGGAGAACGCCAAGCACCGCAACCAATACAGTATCCTTCCATGCTGGTGCCCGAGGTGGGGGGGCCGTGATGcagcccggggggggggggggccatgatgcggcctgggggccactgtaGCAATAACACATAATGATAACAAATCCAAAAGTAGGCATTCCTTCACCAGCACCCCCCCAGAGTTCATCCTTTTGGAGAACCTAACGTGGCGCTACACGGTGCCGTGCGTCTTGGACCTGAAGATGGGGACCCGCCAACACGGCGACGACGCATCAGAGGAGAAGAAGGCCAACCAGATCCGAAAGTGCCAGCAAAGCACGTCGTCCTCCATAGGAGTGCGACTGTGTGGCATGCAGGTACAGCCCACCCCCCAAGAGTAGAGGGGGGGTAGACCGTTCCCCACACCCCAAAATGCCGGCTGCGGGGCCCAACCTGATATTTTACTTTCACCCGGGCAGGTCTACCAGTCGGATTCCGGGCAGCTGGTGTTCATGAATAAATACCACGGCCGCAAGCTGAACCTCGCCGGCTTCAAGGAGGCCCTCTACCAGTTCTTCCACGACGGGCGGCGTCTGCGGCGTGAGCTGCTCTCGCCGGTGCTGCGGCGCCTTCGGGAAATGCAAGCCGCCCTGGAGGCCTGCGAGTCCTACCGATTCTACTCCAGCTCCCTGCTCATCATCTACGACGGAGATCCTCCCAGAACCCCCTCCCGTCCCCGACACCACGGCGGCGAGGAGGGGGACGAGGACGAGTTGTCggatgaagaagaggaggaggaagagggggcCTTCGGGTTCCCTCGCTCGTCCTCCGCAGGCTGCAGTGGCGGCGGGGCCGGCGGCGGCGGCAACAGCGGCGGCCGCTCCGCCCACGGCACGGCGGACGCCAACAGCCCGGCGGTGGACGTACGCATGATCGACTTTGCTCACACCACGTGCCGGCACTACGGCGAGGACAGCGTGGTGCACGAGGGCCAGGACAGCGGCTTCATC comes from the Doryrhamphus excisus isolate RoL2022-K1 chromosome 18, RoL_Dexc_1.0, whole genome shotgun sequence genome and includes:
- the LOC131106541 gene encoding inositol hexakisphosphate kinase 2-like; this translates as MSPALEALMQADGTPYSGKGVMLEPFVHQVGGHSCVLRFGEQTICKPLIPREHQFYKSLPTEMRKFTPQYKGVVSVSFEEDEGGNLCLVAYPLHSESGDLENKDPSSDCEPKSKMLKWSNKKQSPLHLENDNYGKERVRQSRKDDKIMSYRDDVQAQQQAEVLYLSLEKGNMVAQIKHNPWSLKCHQQHLQRMKENAKHRNQYKFILLENLTWRYTVPCVLDLKMGTRQHGDDASEEKKANQIRKCQQSTSSSIGVRLCGMQVYQSDSGQLVFMNKYHGRKLNLAGFKEALYQFFHDGRRLRRELLSPVLRRLREMQAALEACESYRFYSSSLLIIYDGDPPRTPSRPRHHGGEEGDEDELSDEEEEEEEGAFGFPRSSSAGCSGGGAGGGGNSGGRSAHGTADANSPAVDVRMIDFAHTTCRHYGEDSVVHEGQDSGFIFGLQNLITIISQLEDHSTD